The genomic DNA ACTACGGCCGCGAAGGCCTCGTTGATCTCGACCAGGTCGATGTCGTCGATGCTCAGCCCCGCCTTGGCGAGCGCCTTGCGGGTGGCGGGCGCGGGGCCCGTGAGCATGATGGTGGGCTCGGAGCCGGAGACGGCGGCGGAGACGATGCGGGCGCGGGGCCGCAGACCGTAGCGCTCGCCGACCTCCTTCGAGCCGATGGCGACCAGCGAGGCGCCGTCCACGATGCCGGACGAGTTGCCCGCGTGGTGGACGTGGTCGATCTGCTCGACCCAGTGGTACTTCTGGAGGGCGACCGCGTCGAAGCCGCCCAGGTCGCCGATGTCGGCGAACGACGGCTTCAGCTTGGCGAGCGAGTCGGCGGTGGTGCCGGGCCGCAGGTGCTCGTCGTGGTCGAGAACGACGAGACCGCTGCGGTCCTTCACGGGCACGACGGACTTCTCGAAGCGCCCGTCCTTCCAGGCGGCCGCGGCCCGCTCCTGGGAGAGCGCCGCGTACTCGTCGACGTCCCGGCGGGTGAAGCCCTCGATCGTGGCGATGAGATCGGCGCCGATGCCCTGCGGTACGAAGTTGGTGGCCATGTTGGTCATCGGGTCGGCGAACCAGGCGCCGCCGTCCGAAGCCATCGGCACCCGGGACATCGACTCGACGCCGCCCGCGAGCACCAGGTCCTCCCAGCCCGAACGGACCTTGACGGCGGCCAGGTTGACCGCCTCCAGGCCGGACGCGCAGAAGCGGTTCTCCTGGACGCCGGCCACCGTGTCGGGCAGCCCGGCCGCGATCGCGGCGATCCGGGCGATGTCGGAGCCCTGGTCGCCGACAGGACCCACCACACCGAGCACGATGTCGTCGATCGCGGCCGGGTCCAGCCCGGGGAAACGGTCGCGGATCTCGTGGATGAGTCCCACCACGAGGTCGATGGGCTTCGTGCCGTGCAGGGCCCCGCTGGCCTTGCCACGCCCGCGCGGGGTGCGGATCGCGTCGTACACGTACGCTTCGGTGCTCACTGATGGGCCTTTCGGGGAGGGTTGGAGCCGGCTCTTGACGGTGTCGACCGACCGGGCGGGTTCGGGGCCGGTGGGCTGACGTTCAGCAGGGGGCGGCCGGGCTCTGCCGGGCGCGGTCCGTGCGCGTGGCCGAGCGGGAGGGAGAGTTCCATCAGGCGCCCTCCCCCGGTCCGGGGCGGAGGCCCTCGAGCAGCCGTGGTACGCCCCACTCACGGGCCACGTCCTCGACGTGGGCGCCCGGTTGTGCGGGCCCGCTCCGGACGGCCGTGCGGGTCGCCGAGAAGCGTGGTGCGGGGGCGGGCTGGGTGATGCCGCCGTGGTCGGTGAAGGTGCCGCGGGCGGCGAGGTGGGGGTGTGCCGGTGCCTCACGGAGCGACAGGACGGGTGCCACACAGGCGTCGGAGCCTTCGAAGACCGCCGTCCACTCGTCCCTCGTACGGGTCTTGAAGCGGGCCGCGACCGTCTCGCGCAGCTCGCTCCAGCGGGACACGTCCTTGCGGCTCGGCGCCTCGTCCCCGATGCCGAGCAGCTCCACGAACTCGGCGTAGAACTGCTGCTCCAGGGCGCCCACCGCCATGTACTGCCCGTCGGCCGTCTCGTACGTGCCGTAGAACGGGCAGCCGCCGTCGAGGAGGTTGGCGCCGCGCTGGTCCTGCCAGCCGCCCGCCGCCAGCATGCCGTGGATCATCGCCGCCAGATGCGCCGCGCCGTCGACGATGGCGGCGTCCACGACCTGGCCGGTACCGGTCGCGCGCGCGTGGTGGAGGGCGGCGAGCACTCCGACGACGAGGTAGAGCGAGCCGCCCGCGTAGTCGCCGACGAGGTTGGCCGGGATCGCGGGCGGCTCGTCGGGGTTGCCGATCATGCCGAGAGTGCCGGTCAGGGCGATGTACGCGATGTCGTGCCCGGCCCGCTGGGCGAGCGGGCCCTCCTGGCCCCAGCCGGTCATCCGTCCGTAGACGAGCTTCGGGTTGCGGGCGTGGCAGGCCTCCGGGCCGACGCCCAGACGTTCCGCGACGCCGGGGCGGTAGCCCTCGATCAGGATGTCGGCGCGTTCGGCCAGGTCGAGGACGCCGGCCGGTCCGTGCTCGGCCTTGAGGTCGACGATCACGGACCGCTTGTTGCGGTTGGTCACGTCGTACTCGGGGGCGATCGCGAGCCCCGCGCCGCCCGGACGGTCCACCCGGACGACATCGGCGCCGAGGTCGGCGAGGAGCATCGCGGCGAACGGGCCGGGCCCGATGCCCGCCAGCTCGACCACGCGCACGCCTGCGAGCGGGCCGTGCCCCGGCGTCCTTGCCACTGCCATCAAGCCCCCAGCACTGTGACACCACTGATGTGACATCAGTGATGTTAAGAACGTGTTCCACCACAGACAAGCCCTGGGCGAGCAAGCGCTTAGTCTAGATTCCGAACGCCAGACTGTCATGGAACACACCGGAGTGGGACATTCCACCGACGTCCACGAGGTACGGCCGGCGCCGGCCCGCCGAGGATGACGCACACCTCGGTGTTCGACCGCTCGCACCTCACGCTAGCCTCGGCCACCGACAACGGCGCGGGCTGAGGGGTGTCATGAGCAGGCTGAAAACGGATCGCGCGTACGACATCGTGCTTTTCGGAGCCACGGGCTTCGTCGGGACGCTCACCGCGGAGTACCTCGCCGCGCACGCGCCCGAGGGGCTTCGCTGGGCGATCGCGGGGCGCAGCGCGCGGCGGCTGGAGCAGGTGCGGGAGCGGCTCGGGGGCGCCTCGGAGATCGGAATACTCCAGGCGGACGTCGCCGACCCCGGGTCCCTGCGGGACATCGCCCGCAACGCGCGCGTGGTGGCCACGACGGTCGGTCCCTACCTGAACTACGGCGAGGAGCTGGTGGCCGCCTGCGCCGACGCCGGCACGGACTACGCGGACCTGACCGGTGAGCCCGAGTTCGTGGACCTCACGTACGTTCGGCACGACGCACGCGCGCGGGAGACGGGGGCACGGCTGGTGCACGCCTGCGGGTTCGACTCGATCCCGCACGACCTGGGGGCGTATTTCACCGTGCGGCAGCTGCCCGAAGGGGTGCCGCTGACGGTCGACGGCTATGTGCGCTCGCAGGCCATGTTCTCGGGCGGAACGTTCGCCTCCGCGCTCAACCAGTTCGCGCGGGGCCCGCAGATGCTCGCCGCGGCCCGGGACCGCAGGCGGCACGAACCCCGAGTGGTGGGCCGCCGGGTGCAGGCGCCGTTGGGTGCGCCGCGGTTCGCCAAGGAGGTCGGGGCGTGGGCGCTGCCGCTGCCCACGATCGACAGCCAGATCGTGCAGCGCTCGGCGCGGGTGCTGGAGCGGTACGGGCCCGACTTCCGTTACCGGCACTACGCGGCGGTCGAGCAGCTGCCGTTCGCCGCGGGCGGGGTCGCCGCCGTCAGCGCGCTCTTCGCGGCCGCCCAGCTGCCGCCCGCGCGGCGCTGGCTGTCCGGCCGGCTGAAGCCGGGGGACGGGCCGAGCGCCGAGAAGCGCGCGAAGAGCTGGTTCTCGGTCCGGTTCGTCGGCGAGGGCGGCGGACAGCGCGTCTACACGGAGGTCGCGGGCGGTGACCCCGGCTACGACGAGACGGCCAAAATGCTCGCGGAGTCGGCCCTGTCCCTCGCGCTCGACGACCTGCCGCACACGTCCGGCCAGGTCACGACGGCGGTGGCGATGGGAGACGCCCTCATCGACCGCCTCCGCGCGGCGGGCATCACGTTCCGGGTGGCGGCCAAACGGTAAGCCCCCGCAGCGGCCACCCCGGAACCGAGTCGACGGGCGCCCCTCAGGCAGTCGCCTCCTTGAGGGCCCGTCGGCACAGGGAGTCGGCCCGTCGGGTCGTCTCCGGGATGCGGTATTTCGGGGTCAGCGCGAGGGTGTGGGCGCAGGCGTGGTCGAGGTCCACCCGGTGTCCCACGGACACGAACACGGGTTTGACGCCGGACTGGGTGCGCAGAGCCCGGCCGACCTCGTCGGCGCCCGCCAGCAGGGGCGCGGCGCTGCCTCGTGGGGCGCCGGGATCCTCGTACGAGAAGGTGAACGGGTTCTTCGCGACGCCGATCGTGGGGAGGCCGGTGAGGACGCCGAGGTGGCTGGCGAGGCCGAAGCGACGGGGGTGGGCCACCCCGTAGCCGTCACAGACGATCAGGCCGGGGGGACAGGGCAGGGCGTCGAGGGCGGCCAGGACCGTGGGGATCTCCCGGAAGGCCAGGAGGCCGGGGACATACGGGAAGGAGACCTCGCCCACGGCCGTGGCCTCGGCGACCACGTCCAGCGTCGCCGCGTCCAGCACGACCGCCGCCGCCACGACCACGTCGCGTTCGTCGTCGTAGGCGACGTCGACGCCCGTCACACGACCGGTTCCGGGCGGTGGGCCCGGCTCGTCGAGGATCACTCGTCCGCGCAACTCGTCCTGCACGGCACGGGCTTCTTCTTCGGTGGCGGGCCAGCCCGCGGGGATGCGTACGGTCGTCATGATGGTGACGAGCGTACGACCCCGCGGGCCGGTGTCACTTGTTGCCCAGTGCCTGCTTCAGCTGCGACTTGTTCATGTCCGAACGGCCGTGGATGTTGCGCCGCTTGGCCTCCTCGTACAGCTGGTCGTACGTGGGCCCCGCCGAGCCCGTGTGCGAGCGCTGACCGCCGCGCTTGCCGGACGACATGTCGTTCGTGGACGTCTTGCTCGCCGTCTTCGACTCACCGGACCGGGCCCGCTCCTTGTTCACGGTGCGCGCGGCGATCTCCTCGGCGCGCCCCTGGCTCTCGCCCCGGTCCTGCGCGCTCTGCTTGATGTGCTCGTACTGACGTTCCCTCTTGGGGCTCGAACCGCGTGGCATGACTCCTCACTTCCTCCGGGATCACTGCGCTCCGGAAAACTGGTGGCGCACGGGTACCCCCTTTTCCCAGGCGAACATCGCCCGTCGGCCGCCGCGCGCCGAAGGAGCGGTCACTACTCCAGACGGGCCACCCGTCCCTTCTCGCCGGAGGCCCAGCACCCCCGGTCCGGGGTGCAGTCCACGGTGTCGTACGAGCCCGTGTCGAGGGTCTTCCACGTGCGGCCGCCGTCCGTGGTCAGGTCCGTTCCGGTGGGGCCGACGGCGAGGGCGGCGGAGCCGGTGTGCGGGAGCCAGGTGACGCCGGAGCGGTAGGCGGGCGGAGGCTGCGCGGCCGTCGTCCAGGTGCGGCCGGCGTCGCCGCTGACCGCCGCCGCCCGCGGGGACGCCTGGTCGGCCCGGTAGTCGCCGCCGACCGCGATGCCGTGCGTGCGGTCGCGGAAGGCGAGCGCGAAGACACCGCGCGCCGGATCGCCCGCCGGGATCGGCGTGTCGGCCGCCGTCCACGTCAGTCCGCGGTCGGCGGAGTGCAGCACGCGCGCGTGGGCGCCGCCGCCGGTGGCCAGCCACGCGTCGCGCGGTCCCGAGGTGACCAGACACTGTCCGCCGGCCGCGAAGCCGGCCTCGCCGTCCTGGGCCGCGGGCATCCCGGCGCCGGGCAGCACCTTCCAGGAGCGGCCCCCGTCGCTGGTCGACAGGATGCGGAACGCGCCGTCGACCGGGTCGCTCATCGCCAGGCCGTGGCGCCGGTCGAAGAAGGCGAGGCAGTCGTAGAAGGCCTTCGCGTCGGTGTTGCGGAAGGACTCGGTCCAGGTCGCGCCGCCGTCGTCCGTGCGCAGCACCCGGGACGCCTCGCCCTCGCCGATGGCCAGCACCACGGCGCGCCGCGCGTCGAACGCCTCGATGTCACGGAACTCCAGATCGGCGGCGCCCGGCGGCGAGACGTTGCGCCAGTGCGCCCCGCCGTCGGTCGTGCGCAGCACGGTGCCCTTGGATCCGGCCACCCAGGCGGCGTGCCGGCTGACGGCCGAAAGACCGCGGAAGCGGACGTCCGTGCCGCTGTCCTTGAGCTGCCAGTGCGGCGTCTGCCTGCCGGCGGCCGACAAGGGTGCCGCCCCGGCGGGAGCCGCCCCGGCGGGAGTCGTCAGCGCTGCGGCCAGGGCCGCCACGCACGCTCCCACGCTCATCAGTCGGCTCGTACGTCTTGTGCGCCTCGTCCGTCTCGTGCGTCGCGTGTTCCCCAAGCCCGTCATGGCGGGCGAAGCTAGCCCACTCCCCCGGTGGCGTCCAGATGCCCTCACCCGGGAACCGCGCGCCTCCACCGGGTGTCCTCTCCGATATCCCGGAGACGACGGATGAGAAATGGATCACCACACCGAATGTTCTCGGTGACAGAGGTCACTCGAAATTCAGGTGCACGGATTGGCTCATTCCAACGTCTCTTCAAGTGCCTGGCCACATCCGTCCGGAGTCCATCCAGCCGTCACAAGGGAGCAAGGCGTTGTCCACCGTCATCGAGCAGCCCGTAGAGGCCCGTCTCGTCGCCGCCGCGCCGCGGATGCCGAGCATTCCCGCCACGCTCCACTACGACCGGAGCGACCCGTTCGCGATCCGCATGACCTTCCCCGCCCCGGCGACGCTGGAGGGCGTGGAGGTCTGCTGGACCTTCGCGCGCGAGCTGCTCGCGTCCGGCATGGAGGAGCCTGTGGGCCACGGTGACGTCCGGGTGCGGCCGTACGGCTACGACCGCACCGTCCTGGAGTTCCACGCCCCGGAAGGCACCGCCGTGGTCCACGTCCGCTCGGGCGAGATCCGGCGCTTCCTGGAGCGCACGACGGAGCTGGTGCCGGTCGGCCTGGAGCATCTGCAGATCGATCTGGACCACGATCTGGCGGAACTGATGCGCGACGCGTGCTGAACGCGTCCGCGCGAGCGAGTGGTTCGCCGCAGCGTCCGGCTCCGCGCTGACGCGGACGACGCCGGGGCGGCCGGTTTTCGGTCACGGTCGGCGCGCCCGGCCGGACCACAACATTCAGCGGGGTTCGTACCCCCGGCGAGCGCCTGCCCAGTCACCGGGTCGACGGCCCCGGTGACCAGCATCTCCGCGCTCAGGCGGTGAGGAAGGCGGACGGCTCTTACCCCTCCCCCTCACCCGAGGTCTTCGCCGCGGGCCGGCGCTCAGCTGCTCGTCGCGGCGCCCGACGTCGACGCCGCCGTGATCGCGACGATCATTGCCGTCCGCACCTCCTGGATGACCTTCCGCAGTGCGGGTGCCGCCGCCCCGCCGCGTTCCGTCAGCTCCTCGACGCGGTCCTTGTACCGCTTGCGGTCCTTGGACGGCACCAGGGTGCGCAGTTCGGCCGCGGCGGCCAGGGCCACCAGGGCCGCGTCCCGGTCGGGGACCGCGGCTACGGGCAGCGGGCCCTCCAGCACCTGCCGGGCCTCGGCGCGCAGCGCCTGCACCGCGGGCACCCGCGCCAGCTCGTACTCCACGGAGGGGAAGAGCCCGAACACGCGTCTCTTCTCGGCGCGCAGATATCCGTCGGCGGCGAGCTGGGCGCGTACGGCGTCCAGCGTGACGCGGGCCCGCAGGGTCACCCAGGCCTTCCACTTGCGCGGCCGGGACTCCTCGACGAGTTCCATCAGCCCGTCGAGAACGGGATCACCGGTACGGCCATCCGGGTCGGCCGGCGTGGCGATGCCGTCCACATCGGTGAGCAGACCGCGCTGCGCCAGCTCCGTGAGGGCACCGGCGCGGACCAGGTGATGGAGGTGAGTCTCGCCGCTGACCTTGAGTTTCGTCGTGTCCCAGGACAGCAGATAGAGCCGGGCCGGCAGTGAGAGCGAGCCGTCGGGCACGGTGCCTCCTCGGTACTGGGCAGGGCCCACGTTAATTGCGTTGACAGCCCGCATACCCGCTCCTAGCGTGTACACCGGTTCTGTTGCCGTCGATTGGAGAAGGACGTTGCTCGTCTGAGGTCCTGAGACACCGCGTCACACCTCACTGACCGTGTGGTGTGCGCTGCGTGCGACCTCGGCATCCGAGCCGTCCTCCGGTACAGGGCTTTTCTCATGCCCTCCGCCGTGCTCCGGCTCATTCCCCGGGACCGTCGCCCCCCGCGGTGTCTCACACGCGTTGCCCATGACCACCTCGAGCAACCGCGAGGCACCGTATGACCGCATCCATCACCTGTACGTCCCTGTCCTTCGCCTGGCCCGACGGCACCGTCGTCTTCGACGACCTGCAAGCCACGTTCGGCCCCGGCAGGACCGGGCTCGTCGGCGTCAACGGATCAGGCAAGTCCACCCTGTTGAAACTGATCGCCGGACAGCTCTCCCCGGCCGACGGCACCGTCCGTGTCGCGGGCGAGGCCGGCTACCTCCCCCAGAACGTCGCCCTCGACACCGCCCTCCGGGTCGACGAGGCGCTCGGCATCGCCGCGACGCGCGCCGCGCTGCACGCCATCGAGGCGGGTGACGTGGCCGAGGAACACTTCACAGCGGTCGGTGACGACTGGGACGTGGAGGAGCGCGCCATCGCGACACTCGGCGAACTCGGGCTCGGCCACATCGAGTTGGACCGCACCATCGGCGAGGTGTCGGGCGGTGAGTCCGTCCTGCTGCGGCTGGCCGCGCTGCTGCTGCGCCGCCCGGACGTGCTCCTGCTCGACGAGCCGACCAACAACCTCGACCTGTACGCGCGCCGCCGGCTGTACGCGGCCGTGGAGGCCTGGTCCGGGGTCATGGTCGTGGTCAGCCACGACCGCGAACTCCTGGAACTGGTCGACCAGATCGCGGATCTGCGCTCCGGGGAGGTCACCTGGTTCGGCGGCAACTTCTCCGCGTACGAGGAGGCGCTCGCCACCGAGCAGGAGGCGGCGGAGCGCATGGTGCGCGTCGCCGAGTCCGACCTGAAGAAGCAGAAGCGTGAACTGATCGACGCGCAGGTCAAGTTGGCCCGCCGCAAGAGGTACGGCCAGAAGATGTACGAGCAGAAGCGCGAGCCGAAGATCGTCATGGGGGCGCGCAAGCGGGCGGCCCAGGAGTCCGCGGGCAAGCACCGGATCCTGCACGAGGAGCGACTCACCGAGGCCCGGGAGCGCCTGGACGAGGCGGCCGAGGCGGTGCGGGACGACGACGAGATCCGCGTCGACCTGCCGTACACGGCCGTACCGCCGGGCCGCTCCGTGCTCACTCTCCAGGACCTGGAGTTGACGTACGGCGCCCGGGTGGACGGCGGCCTCGAACTGCGCGGTCCCGAACGGATCGCGCTGATCGGGCGCAATGGCGCGGGCAAGACGACGTTGCTGCGCACGATCGCGGGCGAGTTGCAGGCGGTGTCGGGTGAGGCGCGGGCCCATGTGCCGCTGCGGTTCCTGCCGCAACGCCTCGACGTTCTGGAGGACGAGCTGACGGTCGCCGAGAACGTGGCCCGGTTCGCGCCGGACGCCACGAACAACCGCGTCCGGGCGCGGCTGGCCCGCTTCCTGTTCCGGGGCGCGCGAGCCGACCAACGGGCCGCGACCCTGTCGGGCGGCGAACGATTCCGGGCCACCCTCGCCGCGCTGATGCTCGCCGAGCCCGCCCCGCAGCTCCTGCTGCTGGACGAGCCGACGAACAACCTCGACATGGCGAGCGTCCGGCAGCTCACCACGGCTCTGGAGTCGTACGAGGGCGCGCTGATCGTGGCCAGCCATGACGTGCCGTTCCTCGAGTCGATCGGGATCACACGCTGGCTGCTGCTGGAGGGGAAGCTGAAGGACACGACGCCGGAGGAGGTGGGGATGGGCTGAGGGGGTGGGCCGAGGGATGGGCCGAGGGGGGCGCGCTTCCGCTCCCGCGCCCTCGGCGCGCCCGCGGCCGTCCCGCTCCCGCGCCGCAGGCCCCCCGTCGCAGGCCCCCGTCACAGGCGCCCCGTCGCCGCCATGCCTGCCACCGCTGATGCCCACCTGCGGTTCCCGTGCGGCGGGGGGTGCAGGAGGCCGTCAGGACCCGTCACGGCCACCGGGACTGTTGTGCGGCGGGGGTCGCCCTGCATGATGGCGGCGTACCCCCTGCCGAGACGGAGACCCGCACGTGCCCAGCAAGAAGGCCCTCATCCGCCGCCCCAGCCCCCGCCTCGCCGAAGGGCTGGTCACGCACATCGAGCGCGCGCAGGTCGATGTCGGCCTCGCGGTCGAGCAGTGGGAGGCGTATGCGGAGGCGCTGCGCACGCACGGCTGGGAGACCGTCGAGGTGGATCCGGCCGACGACTGCCCGGACTCGGTGTTCGTCGAGGACGCGGTGGTCATGTACCGCAATGTCGCCCTGATCACCCGCCCCGGCGCCGACTCCCGGCGCGGCGAGACCGCCGGCGTCGAGGAGGCCGTGGCCCGCCTGGGCTGCTCGGTGAACTGGATCTGGGAACCCGGCACCCTCGACGGCGGCGACGTCCTGAAGATCGGCGACACGATCTACGTAGGCCGGGGCGGGCGCACCAACGCGGCCGGGGTCCAGCAGCTGCGCGCGGTCTTCGAGCCGCTCGGAGCCCAGGTCGTCGCCGTGCCCGTCAGCAAGGTGCTGCACCTGAAGTCCTCGGTCACCGCGCTGCCGGACGGCACGGTCATCGGTCACATCCCGCTCGTGGACAGG from Streptomyces avermitilis MA-4680 = NBRC 14893 includes the following:
- a CDS encoding acetyl-CoA C-acetyltransferase; amino-acid sequence: MSTEAYVYDAIRTPRGRGKASGALHGTKPIDLVVGLIHEIRDRFPGLDPAAIDDIVLGVVGPVGDQGSDIARIAAIAAGLPDTVAGVQENRFCASGLEAVNLAAVKVRSGWEDLVLAGGVESMSRVPMASDGGAWFADPMTNMATNFVPQGIGADLIATIEGFTRRDVDEYAALSQERAAAAWKDGRFEKSVVPVKDRSGLVVLDHDEHLRPGTTADSLAKLKPSFADIGDLGGFDAVALQKYHWVEQIDHVHHAGNSSGIVDGASLVAIGSKEVGERYGLRPRARIVSAAVSGSEPTIMLTGPAPATRKALAKAGLSIDDIDLVEINEAFAAVVLRFARDMGLSLDKVNVNGGAIALGHPLGATGAMILGTLVDELERQDKRYGLATLCVGGGMGIATIVERV
- a CDS encoding CaiB/BaiF CoA transferase family protein, whose translation is MAVARTPGHGPLAGVRVVELAGIGPGPFAAMLLADLGADVVRVDRPGGAGLAIAPEYDVTNRNKRSVIVDLKAEHGPAGVLDLAERADILIEGYRPGVAERLGVGPEACHARNPKLVYGRMTGWGQEGPLAQRAGHDIAYIALTGTLGMIGNPDEPPAIPANLVGDYAGGSLYLVVGVLAALHHARATGTGQVVDAAIVDGAAHLAAMIHGMLAAGGWQDQRGANLLDGGCPFYGTYETADGQYMAVGALEQQFYAEFVELLGIGDEAPSRKDVSRWSELRETVAARFKTRTRDEWTAVFEGSDACVAPVLSLREAPAHPHLAARGTFTDHGGITQPAPAPRFSATRTAVRSGPAQPGAHVEDVAREWGVPRLLEGLRPGPGEGA
- a CDS encoding saccharopine dehydrogenase family protein, translating into MSRLKTDRAYDIVLFGATGFVGTLTAEYLAAHAPEGLRWAIAGRSARRLEQVRERLGGASEIGILQADVADPGSLRDIARNARVVATTVGPYLNYGEELVAACADAGTDYADLTGEPEFVDLTYVRHDARARETGARLVHACGFDSIPHDLGAYFTVRQLPEGVPLTVDGYVRSQAMFSGGTFASALNQFARGPQMLAAARDRRRHEPRVVGRRVQAPLGAPRFAKEVGAWALPLPTIDSQIVQRSARVLERYGPDFRYRHYAAVEQLPFAAGGVAAVSALFAAAQLPPARRWLSGRLKPGDGPSAEKRAKSWFSVRFVGEGGGQRVYTEVAGGDPGYDETAKMLAESALSLALDDLPHTSGQVTTAVAMGDALIDRLRAAGITFRVAAKR
- a CDS encoding endonuclease V, which gives rise to MTTVRIPAGWPATEEEARAVQDELRGRVILDEPGPPPGTGRVTGVDVAYDDERDVVVAAAVVLDAATLDVVAEATAVGEVSFPYVPGLLAFREIPTVLAALDALPCPPGLIVCDGYGVAHPRRFGLASHLGVLTGLPTIGVAKNPFTFSYEDPGAPRGSAAPLLAGADEVGRALRTQSGVKPVFVSVGHRVDLDHACAHTLALTPKYRIPETTRRADSLCRRALKEATA
- a CDS encoding WD40/YVTN/BNR-like repeat-containing protein — protein: MSVGACVAALAAALTTPAGAAPAGAAPLSAAGRQTPHWQLKDSGTDVRFRGLSAVSRHAAWVAGSKGTVLRTTDGGAHWRNVSPPGAADLEFRDIEAFDARRAVVLAIGEGEASRVLRTDDGGATWTESFRNTDAKAFYDCLAFFDRRHGLAMSDPVDGAFRILSTSDGGRSWKVLPGAGMPAAQDGEAGFAAGGQCLVTSGPRDAWLATGGGAHARVLHSADRGLTWTAADTPIPAGDPARGVFALAFRDRTHGIAVGGDYRADQASPRAAAVSGDAGRTWTTAAQPPPAYRSGVTWLPHTGSAALAVGPTGTDLTTDGGRTWKTLDTGSYDTVDCTPDRGCWASGEKGRVARLE
- a CDS encoding SsgA family sporulation/cell division regulator, with the protein product MSTVIEQPVEARLVAAAPRMPSIPATLHYDRSDPFAIRMTFPAPATLEGVEVCWTFARELLASGMEEPVGHGDVRVRPYGYDRTVLEFHAPEGTAVVHVRSGEIRRFLERTTELVPVGLEHLQIDLDHDLAELMRDAC
- a CDS encoding GOLPH3/VPS74 family protein, producing MPDGSLSLPARLYLLSWDTTKLKVSGETHLHHLVRAGALTELAQRGLLTDVDGIATPADPDGRTGDPVLDGLMELVEESRPRKWKAWVTLRARVTLDAVRAQLAADGYLRAEKRRVFGLFPSVEYELARVPAVQALRAEARQVLEGPLPVAAVPDRDAALVALAAAAELRTLVPSKDRKRYKDRVEELTERGGAAAPALRKVIQEVRTAMIVAITAASTSGAATSS
- a CDS encoding ABC-F family ATP-binding cassette domain-containing protein, which encodes MTASITCTSLSFAWPDGTVVFDDLQATFGPGRTGLVGVNGSGKSTLLKLIAGQLSPADGTVRVAGEAGYLPQNVALDTALRVDEALGIAATRAALHAIEAGDVAEEHFTAVGDDWDVEERAIATLGELGLGHIELDRTIGEVSGGESVLLRLAALLLRRPDVLLLDEPTNNLDLYARRRLYAAVEAWSGVMVVVSHDRELLELVDQIADLRSGEVTWFGGNFSAYEEALATEQEAAERMVRVAESDLKKQKRELIDAQVKLARRKRYGQKMYEQKREPKIVMGARKRAAQESAGKHRILHEERLTEARERLDEAAEAVRDDDEIRVDLPYTAVPPGRSVLTLQDLELTYGARVDGGLELRGPERIALIGRNGAGKTTLLRTIAGELQAVSGEARAHVPLRFLPQRLDVLEDELTVAENVARFAPDATNNRVRARLARFLFRGARADQRAATLSGGERFRATLAALMLAEPAPQLLLLDEPTNNLDMASVRQLTTALESYEGALIVASHDVPFLESIGITRWLLLEGKLKDTTPEEVGMG
- the ddaH gene encoding dimethylargininase translates to MPSKKALIRRPSPRLAEGLVTHIERAQVDVGLAVEQWEAYAEALRTHGWETVEVDPADDCPDSVFVEDAVVMYRNVALITRPGADSRRGETAGVEEAVARLGCSVNWIWEPGTLDGGDVLKIGDTIYVGRGGRTNAAGVQQLRAVFEPLGAQVVAVPVSKVLHLKSSVTALPDGTVIGHIPLVDRPALFTRFLSVPEESGSHVVLLGGSKLLMADSAPKTADLLADLGHEPVLVNISEYEKLEGCVTCLSVRLRELYA